The window GCTTTGTGCGTTGGCACCGAGCTTTAAGTCCTTTGTCGATTGGACGTTCTCCACATGGGAGCTTGGCTTACGGGTAGGCATGCAAACAGTAATGATTAAGGGCAGCGTATCACGGTTGGTTTAGGGGCAACCTCAGTGACGAACGACGAACAATCACAGATAAAGAGTTATACGTCCTCAAACGAGGTTGCTAACGCTTGATCGACTCAACCCAAAAAGAGCTATCGGCTGTTACACCCATTGCCGAGTAATTCCAACACCGCTTAAAGCACAAATCCCCACCCTGATTCGTCGAGTCAGTCATCGTTAGGTTGAGGAGGAAGCACCCTGCTCATTTTTGATTGTGGCCTAAAAATAGGGGCAATAGGCTGAGGACTAGAGCATCGGAGGGAGATTTTCAGCGGTTGTTGGGTGCTCTTTGCGTATGAGCCTTCCAATAATCTAACTTCAGAAGTTATTGATTTTCCAGGGGCAACAAGCGAGCGATACCCTTTTGTAATCACCGACATATTCCGGTATTTAGCTTATTTTAGCCGATTAACTCGTCTCTATTTCAGCCTCCTCCCCAGTGGTGTGGTCTATTTTTGTTGTGACCTAACCCTGGCAATATAGATTAAGAGCCGATTAATATAGTCGGGTGTGATCTGCCCTGAGAAATATTTTTCAACTCTCCCGTCCATGCAGACAGATGGACGAAGATTGTAATACGTCATACATAAACCGGAACCACTTCTAGCGCCTAGTAACAAAGCATTTATTGATCTCGGTTTTTCATTCAACATTACCGAGATAAACGCGAATAACCAGCCTGGGCGAAACATGTTGAGTCTCGCTCAGTTCCATTTCTCATAAAAACAGGAGATTATCCCCTTGAAAAAAAAGCTCAATCAGCCAGTCATTGGAAAAGTCAGCTTAATTGGCTTACTTCTCATTTTTTTGCTGCCCTTTGCCGTAGTCGTTTATCAACTGCTAGCAGAAATTGATATAGGAATTAAGTTTGCCCAAAAAGAGAGATTGGGACTTCAGTATAACCAGCCTGTTAGACAACTTTTAGAAGATGTACAACAGCATCGAGGGATGGTTAATGGTTATTTAAAAGGGGGTACTTCTTTTGAGCAACAAATTAATTTAAAACGGTTTGAAATCGAAGATGATATCAGAGCCATTGATAGGGTTGATCAACAGATCGGTAGCACACTTAAAACCACAGAACAATGGATAAAGTTAAAGGCAAAGTGGCAGGCACTAAAAGGTAAGGCGCTGAGTCTGAATCCTCAAGACAGCTTTGATGCACACACGGCGTTAATTGCTGACATTCTCACGTTGATTTCCCATGTGGGAGACATGTCCAATCTGATTCTCGATCCGGTGCTAGATAGTTATTATCTGATGGATGCGGCAGTAATCAAGCTCCCCTCGATGACTGAAAATATGGCTCAGATTAGAGGGTTGGGCACAGGTGCAATTGTGCAAAAGCAGATCACCGCCGAGGAAAAAACTAAAATCACCATTCTATTAGGCTGGATAGAAGCTCCAAACAAGTCATTACGTCGGGGTTTACAAGTCTCTCTCACCAAAAATCCTAACCTCAAAAATAAACTAGAGGTTTACGCTCAAGAAAGTTTCACTTCTACAGATGTATTTTTGGATTTAGTAGAACAAAAAATAATTCTTCCTCAAACCATTGATATTCAATTCGATAACTATTTTGAGGAAGCCACTAAAGCCGTTGGTACACAATTTAAACTTTATGACCAAGTATCTATAGCTCTCGATGGGTTATTAGAACAACGCATTAATGCTTTTTCTTGGAAAAAATATCGAGTTTTGGCTTTTTCCTTGCTTGTCCTGGCAGTGATTCTTTATGTTTTGTGGGCTTTTACCCGCAGTCAGAACAAGCGCCGACAATCGGAGAACGCTCTGCGAGAAACTGAAGAGAAATATCGCACTATTTTTGAGAATGCCGTCGATGGAATTTTTCAGACTACCCTTGATGGGCATTATCTAAGCGCCAATCCTGCTCTCGCCCGCATCTATGGTTACGAATCACCGGAGGAATTAATTGCCAATCTTACTAATATTTCAGAACAACTTTACGTTGACCCTAACCGCAGAATTGAGTTCAAACAGTTGATTCAAGAACATGGCACGGTATCTGATTTCGAGTCTCAAATCTATGGCAAAAACGGCAAAATGATCTGGATTTCAGAGAGTGCTCGTGCCGTCCGAGATACCAAGGGAAAAATCCTTTACTACGAAGGTGCCGTTCAAGATATCACTCGTCGCAAACAAGCAGAAGAAGAACTGATACAATCCCAACAAAGACTTTCATTCCATTTAGAACACACCTCTCTAGCCGTAATTGAGTGGAATGTAAATTTTGAAGTGGTGGAATGGAATCCGGCAGCACAAGTTATTTTTGGTTACAGCAAAAGCGAAGCCATCGGTCGCCATGCGGCTGGATTAATTGTGCCCGAAAATGTCAAAGAGCAGGTGAACCAAGTCTGGCAAGCCCTTCTCTCACAACAAGGTGGGACTCGGAGTACCAATGAAAATGTCACGAAAGACGGCAGTGTCATCATTTGTGATTGGTACAACACAGTATTACTCAACGATGACGGCAAGGTGATGGGCGTCACTTCGCTGATTAACGATATTACCGAACGCGAACGAGTCAAAGCCGAACTTCGACAGGCTAAAGAAGCGGCAGAAATTGCCAACTGTGCCAAAAGCCAATTCCTCGCCAACATGAGCCATGAACTGCGTACACCCCTCAATGCAATTATTGGTTACAGTGAAATGTTGCAAGAGGAAGCTGAAGATTTAGAACAAGAAGACTTTATTCCTGACTTGCAAAAGATTCACGCCGCCGGTAAGCACTTACTCGGACTGATTAATGACATTCTCGACCTCTCGAAGATTGAAGCCGGTCGGATGGAACTGTATCTGGAAACGTTTGATATCTCGGCGATGGCTGATGATGTAGTGACGACTCTCCAACCTTTGGTCGATAAGAACAACAATACCCTCAAAATACAGTTTGGTAACGAACTCGGCTCGATGCACGCTGATTTGACTAAAGTGCGTCAGAGTCTATTTAACCTCCTAAGCAATGCCTGCAAGTTTACCCAACAAGGTACGATTACCCTGACAGTGAGTCGGGAAAGAGGCACAGATGGGGAGAATTCTTTAATCTCAATTCAAGATGGGGAATCAATCACCACGTCCTCATCCCCTGTCCCCGTGATTAGCCCAGATTGGATCACCTTCCGCGTAACAGACACGGGGATTGGCATGACTTCGGAACAAATGTCGAGGTTATTTGAGGCGTTTACTCAGGCGGATGCTTCAACGACGCGCCAGTATGGTGGCACTGGATTGGGGTTAGCCATTACCAAGAAACTCTGCCAGATGATGGGAGGAGATGTAACGGTGGAAAGCGAGGTGGGCAAAGGGTCTACGTTTACCATTCACCTGCCGACAATCGTCTTCGACCCCAAAGCTCAGCCTACTCCATCGTTGCCATTGAAATCGACTCTAGCACCTCCTGGAGCCAAAACCATTCTCGTGATTGATGACGACCCAACGGTGCATGACTTGATGCATCGCTTTCTGTGCAAGGAAGGATTTCGGGTAGCCAGTGCCTTTAGTGGAGAGGAGGGGTTGCTCTTAGCGCAGGAATTACAACCGGATGCCATCACGCTGGATGTAATGATGCCCAGAATGGATGGCTGGGCTGTGTTGTCGGGACTCAAGGCTAATCCTGAATTAGCGCATATTCCGGTAATTATGCTCACGATTGTGGATAACAAGAATATAGGTTATGCATTAGGTGCATCGGATTATTTAACAAAACCGATTGACCGCGATCGCTTAGGCGCTATTCTCAATAAATATCGAGGTGAGCATCACCCCTGCCGACTCTTGCTGGTTGAGGACGATGCACCCACTCGCGAGATGATGCGCCGGATGTTGGAGAAAGAACAATGGACGGTGATGGAAGCTGAAAACGGTCAGGTTGCCTTGGAGCAAATGGCAAACCAACAACCTGAGTTAATCTTGCTGGACTTGATGATGCCTCAAATGGACGGGTTTACCTTTGTCAATGTGTTGCAACAAAATGAAGCATGGCGTTCGATTCCGGTTGTGATCTTGACGGCGAAAGAAATCACCGCAGAAGATCGGCAACAGCTCAATGGCTATGTGGAAAATATCCTAGAAAAGGAAGCTTACACTCGCGAGGAGTTGCTGAGCCAAGTGCGGAAGCTGGTATCGGGTTCTATTAGCTAAAAAGAAGGCAAGAGGCTCCAAGGCAGGAGGCAGAAGGGAAGAAAGTTGATACAGTAAGCTTTTTAACCTTTTTCAACTGAATAGTTATTTCTGTCATCCTGCACTAGGACACTCCAAAGACTGATGTTTAGCTCTCTTTATAAGAGCCGTTATTTGGGAAAAGAAGAGGATTCATGTCGAAGATCCTGTTGGTTGAAGACAACGAGATGAACCGAGATATGTTATCTCGACGTTTGCAGCGTAAGGGGCATGAAGTTTTGATTGCCCTGGATGGGATACAGGGCATTGAGCTGGCTCAGTCACAGCAGCCTGATCTAATCTTGATGGATATGAGTTTACCGGTCATGGATGGTTGGCAAGCGACACAGCAACTCAAAGCCGCACCTGAAACCGGTGGGATTCCCATTATTGCCCTGACGGCTCATGCCATGGCGGGCGATCGCGAAAAATGCTTAGAGGTCGGATGCGACGACTACGATACTAAACCCGTCGAGTTTTCGCGTTTACTCGCTAAGATTCAGGCGCTATTAGAGAAAAAAGTTACCTCATGAAACCTGAACAAGGCCGTGTGTTGGTCGTTGATGATAATGAAGCGAACCGCGACTTGTTGGCGCGTCGGGTGCGACGACAGGGGCACACGGTTACTGTAGCCGAAGATGGTATCAAAGCACTAGAGCTGATGGCACAAGAGCCGTTTGATCTGGTGCTGCTTGATATTATGATGCCGAAAATGAATGGCTATCAAGTGTTAGAGCATCTCAAAAACGACCCCAACCTGCGCCATATCCCCGTGATTGTGATTTCAGCGGTGGATGATATTAATAGTGTGGTGGAATGTATTGAGCTGGGAGCTGAGGATTATCTCCCTAAGCCCTTCAATGCGGTATTGCTTGCCGCCCGGATTAGAAACTGTTTGGAGAAGAAATGGTTACGTGATCAGGAGCAATTTTATCTCCAGCAATTGCAAGCTGAACAGGGACGAACCGAGCGCTTACTACTTAGCATTTTGCCCATGCCCGTGGCTGAGAAGTTGAAACAGGGACAACAAATCATTGCCGATAGCTTTCCAGAAGTCACTGTCCTGTTTGCTGACATTGTTGATTTTACCCGGCTTTCGGCTGATCACACGCCCATCAAAATCGTCACTTTGCTCAATCAGATCTTCTCTGCTTTTGATCGATTAGCCCAACAGCATGGTGTAGAAAAAATTAAAACGATTGGTGATGCCTATATGGCGGTTGGGGGCTTGCCGATACCATGCAGCAATCATGCTGAAGCGATCGCAGAAATGGCGATCGATATGCTGGATGTTGTTACTCAATTTCAAGGAGATACCGATGAGCCGTTAACGATGCGAATCGGGATAAATACTGGTCCCGTCGTAGCGGGGGTGATTG of the Allocoleopsis franciscana PCC 7113 genome contains:
- a CDS encoding response regulator translates to MKKKLNQPVIGKVSLIGLLLIFLLPFAVVVYQLLAEIDIGIKFAQKERLGLQYNQPVRQLLEDVQQHRGMVNGYLKGGTSFEQQINLKRFEIEDDIRAIDRVDQQIGSTLKTTEQWIKLKAKWQALKGKALSLNPQDSFDAHTALIADILTLISHVGDMSNLILDPVLDSYYLMDAAVIKLPSMTENMAQIRGLGTGAIVQKQITAEEKTKITILLGWIEAPNKSLRRGLQVSLTKNPNLKNKLEVYAQESFTSTDVFLDLVEQKIILPQTIDIQFDNYFEEATKAVGTQFKLYDQVSIALDGLLEQRINAFSWKKYRVLAFSLLVLAVILYVLWAFTRSQNKRRQSENALRETEEKYRTIFENAVDGIFQTTLDGHYLSANPALARIYGYESPEELIANLTNISEQLYVDPNRRIEFKQLIQEHGTVSDFESQIYGKNGKMIWISESARAVRDTKGKILYYEGAVQDITRRKQAEEELIQSQQRLSFHLEHTSLAVIEWNVNFEVVEWNPAAQVIFGYSKSEAIGRHAAGLIVPENVKEQVNQVWQALLSQQGGTRSTNENVTKDGSVIICDWYNTVLLNDDGKVMGVTSLINDITERERVKAELRQAKEAAEIANCAKSQFLANMSHELRTPLNAIIGYSEMLQEEAEDLEQEDFIPDLQKIHAAGKHLLGLINDILDLSKIEAGRMELYLETFDISAMADDVVTTLQPLVDKNNNTLKIQFGNELGSMHADLTKVRQSLFNLLSNACKFTQQGTITLTVSRERGTDGENSLISIQDGESITTSSSPVPVISPDWITFRVTDTGIGMTSEQMSRLFEAFTQADASTTRQYGGTGLGLAITKKLCQMMGGDVTVESEVGKGSTFTIHLPTIVFDPKAQPTPSLPLKSTLAPPGAKTILVIDDDPTVHDLMHRFLCKEGFRVASAFSGEEGLLLAQELQPDAITLDVMMPRMDGWAVLSGLKANPELAHIPVIMLTIVDNKNIGYALGASDYLTKPIDRDRLGAILNKYRGEHHPCRLLLVEDDAPTREMMRRMLEKEQWTVMEAENGQVALEQMANQQPELILLDLMMPQMDGFTFVNVLQQNEAWRSIPVVILTAKEITAEDRQQLNGYVENILEKEAYTREELLSQVRKLVSGSIS
- a CDS encoding response regulator, whose protein sequence is MSKILLVEDNEMNRDMLSRRLQRKGHEVLIALDGIQGIELAQSQQPDLILMDMSLPVMDGWQATQQLKAAPETGGIPIIALTAHAMAGDREKCLEVGCDDYDTKPVEFSRLLAKIQALLEKKVTS
- a CDS encoding adenylate/guanylate cyclase domain-containing protein — its product is MKPEQGRVLVVDDNEANRDLLARRVRRQGHTVTVAEDGIKALELMAQEPFDLVLLDIMMPKMNGYQVLEHLKNDPNLRHIPVIVISAVDDINSVVECIELGAEDYLPKPFNAVLLAARIRNCLEKKWLRDQEQFYLQQLQAEQGRTERLLLSILPMPVAEKLKQGQQIIADSFPEVTVLFADIVDFTRLSADHTPIKIVTLLNQIFSAFDRLAQQHGVEKIKTIGDAYMAVGGLPIPCSNHAEAIAEMAIDMLDVVTQFQGDTDEPLTMRIGINTGPVVAGVIGMNKFIYDLWGDTVNIASRMESFGLPGCIQVSSTTYKILQNKYSFKERGSIPIKGKGEMTTYLLQSRKIA